Proteins encoded by one window of Limnothrix sp. FACHB-406:
- a CDS encoding PAS domain-containing protein, with protein MALSETFLDRPDMGHSVERSREQRATETGNLAQRVMERLARGDRWPRIAQAALHDLRLQLGVDAVLIAQRIHNQALQVVYESSRPDEDSRLGGELPLQFPLLPITVVEPVIGVAGPLQGRSPLLSQHLKALQIQCFVAIPMAPQQHHWGWLMAVQSAPVPPLSIFAQRELQAVALSLAVGLRLEGLEQAAETQAAAVPELGLSESAESKGSEGAIEPNRLQLGSTKPESIRPESGKPESSQPALERPWSRSHLPTLAATDRALIYRNPDRDRVSQSIAQALRLTESRWMAVFRLNPSPGLILDGGGLILEANEAFTRLAGYLPAEVQGLSVQSLQGFLRDRDYQQIRSTIQTGRYYQSPELAIHDLNGQRKLVQLSAAPIELDGQACLFLAFQDISDLQRREAMLRALVEATTSTGKAFFENCVRLLAESLGVRYAFLTSVMDHRCHQAEVLAWWNQTEWGTSFAYYWTHHPCAIVFGGQTYTCGQSLQSQFPQGTNLRNLGAESYAGVPLQDSQGTTIGALIVMDTQPLPEDPNHITILRIFAARAAAELERQRANRAIDRLNTELATRAAEQSTDLAHSQHMLQKMADANPNMVYLYDLTQHRTLYINHAVQDILGYTPREIQAMTSAMVVRLVHPDDFERLAHHYDTVLSCTDGEICEREYRMQRSDGEWRWLFERLTIFSRDRQGHPTQLLGNIADITPLKAVEGALRQLNEQLEQRVQERTAQLAESQRFVQQLADSTPNLLYLYNLLDQELVYVNQAVETLLGYSVPEIQRMAQGSFVDVLHPDDWLALLQYGRTCARTEVGQVLEREYRMRHANGEWRTLSSRETVFSWDQQGRPQLLLGTANDITDLKRLLEVLQRRSHRDRVLASLSQQFLNEDIGIALATTLSTVVSALHLSHAWFCSRPAAGQPWSLDGYWLRPTDQVACPLTPDPSTLLLPLDWLGDRLDRAEPILLPDSADRSNSLNTAIDHWLAEQGMSSIGVLPIHYRSELVACFVLAMNQPAAWEPGSIKWAQQVGTLMAMAQSRATAEAALRQAKEAADLANRAKSEFLANLSHEIRTPMNSILGFCELLQREARDPKTRSWLQVMTQSGETLLALINDLLDLSKIEAGKLVLHWGPIRPRLVLREVAEMFTVAAQQKGIQVQVAVADRIPELITFDSVRLRQILVNLVGNAVKFTERGHVTISLQTIPSHAVPQAANNPDRPAPPPPPPAHPTFVNPNFTGQPNPEALPEPALNLRLTVTDTGIGIAPDQQARIFEAFIQSEGQCEREYGGTGLGLAIVKRLTAMLGGTIQVRSTLGRGSQFCLYFPAVPVVPTPIAGRSNPHPIAPDPPHNPEALETWRGLENFEDWIPQAPWRSEPTFAPEPEPNLTTESTGDPALAFKAFNFELTPALAPELPAKLPTKSPTEPPPNGPNPAQPPIPATPPTNSGADHPSSLDVALKAALQQAAEQPPPPLAPTDLAAQSRAIAPIQLTDAAPNPLVVRSWLLVYEGSLRQTMTLRQMRGFVEQLAQWSAASGTEPWVAWASQGQEALDRLNTAQILNILDGLRTFADQQNPLTSSPANHCPTSEIGNPIGNTYPKPN; from the coding sequence ATGGCACTGAGTGAGACCTTTCTCGATCGCCCAGACATGGGCCACAGCGTTGAGCGATCGCGCGAACAGCGGGCAACGGAAACGGGAAATCTGGCCCAGCGAGTGATGGAGCGGCTGGCCCGGGGCGATCGCTGGCCGCGCATTGCCCAAGCCGCCCTGCACGATTTGCGGCTGCAGTTGGGGGTGGATGCGGTGTTGATTGCCCAGCGGATCCATAACCAAGCATTACAGGTGGTTTATGAATCCAGCCGCCCCGACGAGGACAGCCGCTTGGGTGGGGAGTTGCCGTTGCAGTTTCCGCTGCTGCCGATCACGGTGGTGGAGCCGGTGATCGGTGTGGCAGGGCCGCTGCAAGGGCGATCGCCCCTGCTGTCGCAACATCTCAAGGCCTTGCAAATTCAATGTTTTGTGGCGATTCCCATGGCTCCCCAACAACACCATTGGGGTTGGCTCATGGCCGTGCAGTCGGCTCCAGTGCCGCCCCTGTCCATTTTTGCCCAGCGGGAATTGCAAGCGGTGGCCCTGTCGTTGGCGGTGGGCTTGCGGTTGGAAGGATTGGAGCAGGCCGCCGAAACGCAGGCAGCGGCAGTTCCTGAGCTGGGCCTGTCGGAGTCGGCCGAATCCAAGGGGTCTGAAGGGGCGATCGAACCGAATCGCTTACAACTTGGATCGACCAAACCAGAATCTATCAGACCAGAATCCGGCAAACCGGAATCTAGCCAACCTGCCCTTGAGCGCCCCTGGAGCCGATCGCACCTCCCAACCTTGGCCGCCACCGATCGCGCCTTGATCTATCGCAATCCCGATCGCGATCGGGTCAGTCAGTCCATTGCCCAAGCCTTGCGCCTGACTGAATCGCGCTGGATGGCGGTTTTTCGACTTAATCCTTCTCCTGGCCTAATTTTGGATGGAGGAGGTTTGATTTTGGAAGCCAATGAAGCCTTCACGCGCTTGGCCGGCTACTTACCAGCAGAAGTGCAAGGCCTCAGCGTGCAGTCACTTCAGGGATTTTTGCGCGATCGGGACTATCAACAAATTCGCTCCACCATCCAAACCGGTCGCTATTACCAGTCGCCGGAACTGGCGATTCACGATCTCAACGGCCAGCGCAAATTGGTGCAACTGTCTGCCGCCCCGATCGAGCTGGACGGGCAAGCCTGTTTGTTCTTAGCCTTCCAAGACATCAGCGACCTCCAGCGCCGGGAAGCCATGTTGCGGGCCTTGGTCGAAGCCACCACCAGCACCGGCAAAGCCTTTTTTGAGAACTGCGTGCGGCTGTTGGCAGAATCCCTGGGCGTTCGCTATGCCTTCCTCACCAGCGTCATGGATCATCGATGCCACCAAGCGGAGGTGTTGGCCTGGTGGAATCAAACGGAATGGGGAACCAGCTTTGCCTATTACTGGACCCATCACCCCTGTGCGATCGTCTTTGGCGGTCAAACCTACACCTGTGGGCAAAGTTTGCAATCCCAATTTCCCCAAGGAACCAACCTGCGCAACCTGGGAGCCGAAAGCTATGCAGGTGTGCCCCTCCAAGACTCCCAAGGCACAACGATCGGGGCCTTGATTGTGATGGATACGCAGCCGTTGCCCGAGGATCCCAACCACATCACCATTTTGCGAATTTTTGCGGCCCGGGCTGCGGCCGAGCTGGAACGGCAACGGGCAAACCGCGCGATTGATCGCCTCAACACGGAATTAGCGACCCGCGCCGCCGAACAGTCCACCGACCTGGCCCACAGTCAACACATGCTGCAAAAAATGGCCGACGCGAACCCCAACATGGTCTATCTTTACGACCTGACCCAGCACCGCACCCTCTACATCAACCATGCGGTGCAGGATATTTTGGGCTACACCCCTCGGGAAATCCAGGCCATGACCAGCGCCATGGTGGTGCGCCTGGTGCATCCCGACGATTTTGAGCGCTTGGCCCATCACTACGACACCGTTTTGAGCTGCACGGATGGGGAAATTTGCGAGCGGGAATATCGAATGCAGCGATCGGACGGGGAATGGCGCTGGCTCTTTGAACGGTTAACGATCTTCTCACGCGATCGCCAAGGTCATCCCACCCAACTGCTGGGCAACATTGCAGACATCACCCCCCTCAAGGCCGTTGAAGGAGCCTTGCGCCAACTGAACGAACAGCTAGAACAGCGCGTTCAGGAACGCACGGCCCAACTAGCCGAAAGCCAGCGGTTTGTGCAGCAGTTGGCCGACTCCACCCCCAACTTGCTCTACCTCTACAACCTGTTGGATCAAGAGTTGGTCTATGTCAATCAAGCGGTGGAAACCCTGCTGGGCTACTCAGTGCCGGAAATTCAGCGAATGGCCCAAGGCTCCTTTGTGGATGTGCTCCACCCCGATGACTGGTTGGCACTGCTGCAATATGGGCGCACCTGTGCGCGAACTGAGGTGGGCCAGGTTTTGGAGCGGGAATATCGAATGCGTCATGCCAATGGAGAATGGCGCACCCTCAGCAGTCGGGAAACGGTTTTTAGCTGGGATCAGCAGGGGCGACCGCAACTGTTGTTGGGAACGGCCAACGACATCACGGATCTGAAACGGCTGCTGGAGGTTTTGCAACGGCGATCGCACCGCGATCGGGTCTTAGCCAGCCTATCCCAGCAGTTTTTGAACGAGGATATTGGCATTGCCTTGGCCACTACGCTGTCCACGGTGGTTTCCGCCCTGCATCTGAGCCATGCCTGGTTTTGTTCGCGGCCGGCCGCCGGTCAGCCCTGGAGCCTGGATGGCTATTGGTTGCGGCCCACGGATCAGGTGGCTTGTCCGCTCACGCCGGATCCCTCAACACTGCTGTTGCCGTTGGATTGGTTGGGCGATCGCCTGGATCGCGCAGAACCAATTCTGTTGCCCGATTCTGCGGATCGCTCAAATTCCCTGAACACTGCCATTGACCACTGGTTAGCCGAACAGGGCATGAGTTCGATCGGGGTGTTGCCCATTCACTACCGCAGTGAACTGGTGGCTTGCTTTGTCTTGGCCATGAACCAGCCCGCCGCCTGGGAACCCGGCAGCATCAAATGGGCCCAGCAAGTCGGCACATTGATGGCCATGGCCCAATCCCGCGCCACCGCCGAAGCCGCCCTGCGCCAAGCCAAAGAAGCCGCCGACTTAGCTAACCGCGCCAAGAGCGAATTTTTAGCGAACCTCAGCCACGAAATTCGCACCCCCATGAACTCCATTTTGGGATTTTGTGAACTGCTGCAACGGGAAGCCCGAGACCCCAAAACCCGATCGTGGCTTCAGGTCATGACCCAAAGCGGGGAAACCCTGTTGGCTTTAATTAACGATTTGTTGGATCTCTCAAAAATTGAAGCGGGAAAACTGGTTTTGCACTGGGGCCCCATTCGGCCGCGCTTAGTGTTGCGTGAGGTGGCGGAAATGTTTACGGTGGCGGCCCAACAAAAAGGCATTCAGGTGCAGGTGGCCGTGGCCGATCGAATCCCTGAGTTGATCACCTTTGACTCCGTGCGCCTCCGCCAAATTTTGGTCAACTTGGTGGGCAATGCCGTGAAGTTCACCGAGCGTGGCCATGTCACGATTTCCCTGCAAACCATCCCCAGCCATGCGGTTCCCCAGGCGGCCAACAACCCCGATCGCCCAGCGCCACCGCCACCGCCGCCCGCTCATCCCACGTTTGTTAATCCCAACTTTACGGGACAACCCAACCCCGAAGCCCTTCCGGAACCCGCGCTCAATCTGCGGTTGACGGTCACAGATACGGGAATTGGCATTGCGCCCGACCAGCAGGCCCGAATTTTTGAAGCCTTTATTCAAAGCGAAGGGCAGTGCGAGCGAGAATATGGCGGCACAGGGTTGGGACTGGCGATCGTCAAGCGGCTCACGGCCATGCTGGGGGGCACAATCCAAGTACGCAGCACCTTGGGGCGAGGCAGCCAGTTTTGTTTGTACTTTCCGGCGGTTCCGGTGGTTCCAACACCGATCGCGGGGCGATCGAACCCGCATCCCATCGCCCCCGACCCACCCCACAACCCAGAAGCCCTAGAGACTTGGAGAGGGTTAGAGAATTTTGAAGACTGGATTCCGCAAGCACCATGGAGATCAGAGCCGACATTTGCACCGGAGCCGGAACCCAACCTAACAACGGAGTCCACAGGAGATCCGGCGCTGGCGTTCAAGGCGTTCAATTTTGAACTGACTCCAGCGCTAGCCCCAGAATTACCCGCAAAATTACCCACAAAATCGCCTACAGAACCGCCACCCAACGGCCCCAACCCAGCCCAACCCCCAATCCCAGCCACCCCCCCGACAAACTCAGGGGCCGACCATCCCTCCAGCCTGGACGTGGCTCTGAAAGCTGCCTTGCAACAGGCCGCAGAGCAACCCCCGCCGCCTCTGGCCCCAACGGATTTAGCTGCACAGAGCCGGGCGATCGCCCCGATTCAGCTCACCGACGCGGCCCCCAATCCCCTGGTGGTGCGATCGTGGCTCTTGGTTTATGAAGGATCCCTGCGCCAAACCATGACCCTGCGACAGATGCGTGGTTTTGTGGAGCAGTTAGCCCAATGGTCAGCGGCCAGCGGCACAGAGCCTTGGGTTGCCTGGGCCAGTCAGGGCCAAGAGGCACTCGATCGCCTGAACACCGCTCAAATTCTGAATATTTTGGACGGTTTACGCACCTTCGCAGATCAGCAAAATCCGCTAACCTCAAGCCCTGCGAACCATTGCCCCACCAGCGAGATCGGGAACCCCATTGGCAACACCTACCCAAAACCCAACTAA
- a CDS encoding Uma2 family endonuclease, whose amino-acid sequence MTLAIDKTTAPPPVPHWKQHDAIWENYDATWADYLAVRDVHSGWQKIAFHHDWLWVNMGFEGPNHAAFSDLMTAVFFVWAFLHPETTLQSYGRCLLESPETHACSPDLVLYRGDNIPQWQPGQPRRINLQRDRRPDLVGEIADTTLSLDLDEQKQLYASLGISEYWVVDVKGSRIFAFGLDESGHYRLLEQSQVLAGLPIALLEQTLERLATETNTAAAAWFMQQLQTPPSSPDTTQTTTENTEPQSSVENPSEQSPI is encoded by the coding sequence ATGACCTTAGCAATTGACAAAACTACAGCTCCACCACCAGTGCCTCACTGGAAACAGCACGACGCAATCTGGGAAAACTACGACGCAACTTGGGCAGATTACCTAGCGGTTCGTGACGTTCACTCAGGTTGGCAAAAAATTGCATTTCATCACGATTGGTTGTGGGTCAATATGGGATTTGAAGGGCCGAATCATGCGGCGTTTAGCGATTTAATGACGGCTGTTTTCTTTGTTTGGGCGTTTCTCCATCCAGAAACCACCCTGCAATCCTACGGTCGTTGCCTACTGGAATCGCCAGAAACCCACGCCTGTTCGCCCGATTTGGTACTCTATCGAGGGGATAATATTCCCCAGTGGCAACCGGGCCAGCCGCGTCGAATTAATCTGCAACGCGATCGCCGGCCCGACTTGGTGGGCGAAATTGCTGACACCACCCTCAGCCTAGATTTGGATGAACAAAAACAGCTCTATGCGAGTTTAGGGATTTCTGAATATTGGGTGGTTGATGTTAAGGGGTCGCGGATTTTTGCCTTTGGTTTGGATGAATCGGGTCACTATCGATTGTTGGAACAATCACAGGTGTTAGCCGGTTTGCCGATCGCCCTCCTAGAACAAACCCTGGAGCGACTGGCCACGGAAACCAACACGGCCGCTGCGGCTTGGTTCATGCAACAACTGCAAACGCCCCCTAGCAGTCCAGATACTACCCAAACGACAACCGAGAATACTGAACCGCAATCCTCTGTCGAAAATCCATCCGAGCAAAGCCCAATTTAA
- a CDS encoding cupin domain-containing protein, with product MDAVKFQHPLNPNSEIDMRFLGRVAGLKQIGITIARVPPGKESFIYHAHQTEEEWVYILSGRGIAEIGEAEYEVGPGDFMGFGIPQQPHHLRNPFDEELVYLMGGENKPLDMAIFPRVGKRVIGDQTSAYLLDESALELFWSSDRANAE from the coding sequence ATGGATGCAGTCAAATTCCAACATCCACTGAATCCCAATTCAGAAATTGATATGCGGTTTTTGGGTCGGGTGGCCGGTCTCAAGCAAATTGGCATCACGATCGCCCGAGTGCCACCCGGTAAAGAGTCGTTTATTTACCATGCCCACCAAACTGAAGAAGAGTGGGTTTATATTTTGTCGGGTCGGGGCATTGCGGAAATTGGTGAGGCGGAATACGAAGTGGGGCCCGGAGACTTCATGGGGTTTGGTATTCCGCAACAGCCACACCACTTGCGTAACCCGTTTGATGAAGAGTTGGTTTATCTAATGGGTGGCGAAAATAAACCCTTGGATATGGCTATTTTTCCGAGGGTGGGCAAGCGTGTGATTGGCGATCAAACCTCGGCTTATCTGTTAGATGAATCGGCTTTGGAATTGTTCTGGAGCAGTGATCGCGCTAACGCAGAGTAG
- the gcvP gene encoding aminomethyl-transferring glycine dehydrogenase, which produces MAPGATFPIVDPHQFAARHIGPDEIETAAMLEAMGLESIDQLINKTIPADIRLTRSLQLPPAMTETAALARLREIASQNQTWRSFIGTGYYGCIVPGVIQRNVLENPGWYTAYTPYQAEIAQGRLEALLNFQTLVCDLTGLEIANASLLDEATAAAEAMALSYGATKSKTARAFVADRGCHPQTIALLQTRAQPLGIEVIVADWRSLTAADWTAQGIFGAIVQYPTTLGAIEDYRQLVEQARAADALVTVATDLLALTLLEPPGDWGADIAIGSSQRFGVPLGYGGPHAAFFATRDRFKRQMPGRIVGVSKDAQGKPALRLSLQTREQHIRRDKATSNICTAQVLLAVMAAMYATYHGPAGLRAIAQRVRHQTVSLAQSLQALGYDLAETAQLFDTIALKPTARSPHRSAAEVQIAAEVRQVNLRYLPDGSIALSLDETTTEQDLEQLIKIFGGDGWQPIEPPALSRSRTSDYLTHPVFNRYHSETELLRYLHRLEAKDLALNQSMIPLGSCTMKLNATAEMIPVTWPEFGNLHPHAPRSQAVGYQILFEELERDLAEITGFAAVSLQPNAGSQGEYAGLLTIRHYHAARGQGDRTVCLIPQSAHGTNPASAVMVGLQVVPVACDANGNIDLDDLRAKADQHADRLGALMITYPSTHGVFETAIREICAIVHDRGGQVYMDGANLNAQVGLCRPGDFGADVCHLNLHKTFCIPHGGGGPGMGPIGVAEHLAPFLPPTDWQAIAQTPTGDGSIGLVSAAPFGSASILPISWMYIRMMGADGLKRATELAILNANYIAHRLDRHFPVLYRGEAGFVAHECILDLRGVKQSAAIEVDDIAKRLMDYGFHAPTVSWPVLGTIMVEPTESESKAEIDRFCDALIAIREEIRAIESGSMPRDNNALKHAPHTADVLLKPDWDRPYSREQGAYPAPWTREVKYWPPVSRIDNAWGDRNLVCACLPMEAYAEPS; this is translated from the coding sequence ATCGCCCCTGGGGCAACATTCCCGATCGTGGATCCCCATCAGTTTGCAGCGCGGCACATTGGGCCAGACGAGATCGAAACGGCGGCCATGCTGGAGGCCATGGGGCTGGAGTCGATCGACCAATTAATCAATAAAACAATCCCGGCAGATATTCGACTGACGCGATCGCTCCAGTTGCCCCCGGCCATGACGGAAACGGCGGCCCTGGCCCGACTGCGGGAAATTGCCAGCCAAAACCAAACTTGGCGATCGTTTATTGGCACGGGCTACTACGGCTGTATTGTGCCCGGCGTGATTCAGCGGAATGTGTTGGAAAATCCCGGCTGGTACACGGCCTACACGCCCTACCAGGCGGAAATTGCCCAAGGTCGGCTGGAGGCGCTGCTGAATTTCCAAACCCTGGTTTGTGATTTGACCGGGTTGGAAATTGCCAATGCGTCCTTGCTCGATGAGGCGACGGCGGCGGCGGAAGCCATGGCCCTCAGCTACGGCGCGACCAAATCGAAAACGGCGCGGGCCTTTGTGGCCGATCGCGGTTGCCATCCCCAAACGATCGCCCTGTTGCAAACCCGGGCCCAACCGCTGGGGATTGAGGTGATCGTGGCGGACTGGCGATCGCTGACGGCGGCGGACTGGACGGCCCAGGGCATTTTCGGGGCGATCGTCCAATACCCGACCACTTTGGGGGCGATCGAGGACTACCGCCAACTGGTGGAGCAGGCCCGCGCCGCCGATGCGCTGGTGACGGTGGCCACGGATCTGTTAGCCCTGACGTTGCTGGAGCCGCCGGGGGACTGGGGCGCAGACATTGCGATCGGCAGTTCCCAGCGGTTCGGTGTGCCCCTCGGTTATGGCGGCCCCCATGCGGCCTTTTTTGCGACGCGCGATCGGTTCAAGCGGCAAATGCCCGGCCGGATCGTCGGGGTTTCCAAGGATGCCCAGGGCAAGCCGGCCCTGCGCCTGTCATTGCAAACCCGCGAGCAACATATCCGCCGCGACAAGGCCACCAGCAACATTTGCACGGCCCAGGTGCTGTTGGCGGTGATGGCGGCCATGTATGCCACTTACCACGGGCCGGCGGGCTTGCGGGCGATCGCCCAGCGGGTGCGTCACCAAACCGTCAGCCTGGCCCAGTCGCTGCAAGCTCTGGGTTATGACCTGGCGGAAACGGCCCAACTGTTCGACACGATCGCCCTGAAACCCACGGCGCGATCACCCCATCGATCGGCCGCCGAAGTGCAAATCGCCGCCGAAGTGCGCCAGGTAAATTTGCGCTACTTGCCCGACGGGTCGATCGCCCTCAGCCTGGACGAAACGACCACCGAACAGGATCTGGAGCAACTGATCAAGATCTTTGGCGGCGACGGGTGGCAACCGATCGAACCGCCCGCCCTGAGCCGATCGCGCACCAGCGACTACCTGACCCACCCGGTCTTTAACCGCTACCACAGCGAAACGGAACTGCTGCGTTACCTGCACCGCTTGGAAGCAAAGGATCTGGCCCTGAATCAGTCGATGATTCCGCTCGGGTCTTGCACCATGAAGCTGAACGCCACGGCAGAGATGATTCCCGTCACCTGGCCGGAGTTTGGCAACCTGCACCCCCACGCGCCCCGATCGCAGGCGGTCGGCTACCAGATCCTGTTTGAGGAACTAGAGCGGGATTTAGCGGAAATCACCGGCTTTGCGGCCGTGTCCCTGCAACCGAATGCCGGTTCCCAAGGGGAATACGCTGGATTGCTGACCATTCGCCACTACCACGCGGCCCGGGGCCAGGGCGATCGCACCGTTTGCCTGATTCCCCAGTCGGCCCACGGCACCAACCCCGCCAGCGCCGTGATGGTGGGCCTGCAAGTGGTGCCCGTGGCCTGCGATGCCAACGGCAACATCGACCTCGACGACCTGCGGGCCAAGGCCGACCAACACGCCGATCGCCTGGGTGCGTTGATGATCACCTATCCCTCCACCCACGGCGTGTTCGAGACGGCGATTCGGGAAATCTGCGCGATCGTCCACGATCGGGGCGGCCAGGTCTACATGGACGGCGCAAACCTGAACGCCCAAGTGGGCCTCTGTCGTCCCGGCGACTTCGGGGCCGATGTATGCCACCTGAATTTGCACAAAACCTTCTGTATTCCCCACGGCGGCGGCGGCCCCGGCATGGGGCCGATCGGGGTGGCGGAGCACCTGGCTCCCTTCCTGCCCCCCACCGATTGGCAGGCGATCGCCCAAACCCCAACGGGTGACGGCTCGATCGGCTTGGTGTCCGCGGCCCCCTTCGGCAGCGCCAGCATTCTGCCCATTTCCTGGATGTACATTCGGATGATGGGCGCGGACGGCCTAAAACGGGCCACGGAACTGGCAATCCTAAACGCCAACTACATCGCCCACCGACTCGATCGCCACTTCCCCGTGCTCTATCGCGGTGAGGCCGGCTTCGTGGCCCACGAGTGCATCCTCGACCTGCGCGGGGTGAAACAGTCGGCGGCGATCGAAGTGGACGACATCGCCAAGCGGCTGATGGACTACGGCTTCCACGCCCCCACCGTTTCCTGGCCCGTGTTGGGCACAATCATGGTCGAACCCACCGAAAGCGAATCGAAAGCCGAGATCGATCGCTTCTGTGATGCCCTGATCGCCATTCGGGAAGAAATCCGGGCGATCGAATCTGGCTCCATGCCCCGCGACAACAACGCCCTGAAGCACGCACCCCACACCGCCGATGTGCTGCTGAAGCCCGACTGGGATCGCCCCTATAGCCGCGAGCAGGGAGCCTACCCCGCCCCCTGGACGCGCGAAGTGAAATACTGGCCACCAGTTTCTCGAATCGACAACGCCTGGGGCGATCGCAACCTGGTTTGCGCCTGTTTGCCCATGGAGGCCTACGCCGAACCCAGCTAG